A single window of Solanum dulcamara chromosome 5, daSolDulc1.2, whole genome shotgun sequence DNA harbors:
- the LOC129889930 gene encoding uncharacterized protein LOC129889930 has product MAVPTLISIPKLPLFPQTNRTQFLLSAKRRSQFSSPIESCSSQNLKNAATILGVTGIALTTLMVGTETASASEIAIMGSSFQFNEPSNALSLPTWAIHVSSVVEWVTAMALVWQYGEKSGNASWKGLSWGMVPLLGGAFCACTWHFFYNSESLEVLVALQAALTVLGNATMCIAAFRIYRSQEQ; this is encoded by the exons ATGGCAGTTCCTACACTAATCTCTATCCCAAAACTGCCCCTTTTCCCCCAAACAAACCGAACCCAATTTCTCCTCTCTGCAAAGAGAAGATCCCAATTTTCATCACCCATTGAAAGCTGCTCATCTCAGAACTTGAAAAATGCAGCTACAATTTTGGGGGTCACTGGAATTGCTTTGACCACATTAATGGTGGGAACTGAAACAGCGTCTGCTTCAGAAATAGCTATAATGGGTTCTTCTTTCCAATTCAATGAACCCTCTAATGCTCTCTCTTTACCCACTTGGGCTATTCATGTTTCCAGCGTTGTTGAATG GGTTACTGCAATGGCTCTGGTTTGGCAATATGGTGAGAAATCTGGAAATGCTTCTTGGAAGGGACTCTCTTGGGGCATG GTGCCTCTGTTAGGTGGAGCGTTTTGTGCCTGCACATGGCATTTCTTTTACAACTCCGAGTCCCTTGAG GTATTAGTGGCTCTACAAGCAGCTTTGACAGTTCTTGGTAATGCCACAATGTGCATCGCTGCATTCCGTATATACAGATCACAGGAGCAATAA
- the LOC129889931 gene encoding zinc finger A20 and AN1 domain-containing stress-associated protein 1, giving the protein MGSEGNKFNDGTSFPPADPILCSNGCGFFGTAAMMGLCSKCYRDIKMKEDHAAMAKVAMEKLVITRPQVESIGKVSCCSSPAPAPIVETAVAAEIVGSQPNRCLSCRKKVGVVGFKCRCGSTFCGTHRYPEQHDCTFNFKAKGKEEIAKANPVIKADKIERF; this is encoded by the coding sequence ATGGGTTCTGAAGGAAACAAATTTAACGACGGAACTAGCTTCCCGCCGGCAGATCCAATTCTATGTTCAAACGGTTGCGGATTTTTCGGCACGGCGGCGATGATGGGACTTTGCTCAAAGTGTTACCGAGACATTAAGATGAAGGAAGATCATGCTGCGATGGCTAAAGTAGCGATGGAGAAGCTTGTTATAACTAGACCTCAAGTTGAATCGATCGGAAAAGTTAGCTGTTGTTCGTCGCCGGCGCCGGCGCCGATTGTTGAAACGGCGGTTGCGGCGGAGATCGTCGGGAGTCAGCCAAATCGGTGTTTGAGCTGTAGGAAGAAAGTTGGGGTTGTGGGATTTAAGTGCAGATGTGGTAGTACCTTCTGTGGGACCCATAGATACCCAGAGCAACATGATTGTACCTTTAATTTTAAAGCTAAGGGGAAAGAAGAGATTGCTAAGGCTAATCCTGTGATTAAGGCGGATAAAATCGAGAGGTTTTGA